A genomic stretch from Styela clava chromosome 5, kaStyClav1.hap1.2, whole genome shotgun sequence includes:
- the LOC120345003 gene encoding solute carrier family 23 member 1-like — protein MKCCRGREKCNEATEDNIESENELLYSVNETPPWHLCMLLSLQQYLMTISGVIMLPLLVMNVICFDDSPAANLARTKVLGTVLVVCGISTLLQTTLGLRLPTFQGITIAYFIPTVIIMETDKWKCPAPIDFNSSSLPANLSVSTVDTNLSSSQHLTDHSSNITLEIETNYYHYYIDNDGEFVDSNELWAKRIREIQGAIIISSFIQIFIGFSGFIGFVMQYIGPLTITPILVLVTISLKEITAAEARTQWGIALLFVAIFILCNLILKKITIPFPLMDPHKKTLTTMKIPIFEMFPILIAVVTTWFLCYIITVAGGFPDDPTVPAYQARTDTKPGVVSNSPWFRLPYPFQWGTPTFSVIAVFGMFSAVFPGIFESLGIYMTCGEMCRLPPPPKHAINRAVLMEGFGMLFAGLFGNGNSTTSFMDSAIAVGISRVASRRVLQGTGCILIFTGLFTKFCSLFVSLPSPVIGGVLLSVLGMIASVSIAMLRTVDLRSIRNLFVLGFSIFFGLVVSVYAADGINDIDVGVPEINNVIVIFLQIPMFIGGAVALALDNLLPGSRESRGLFHDQISSETKGMEAYDPPCCVGVKGLGWLPLCPDYIASTVEENGLEEEAQNFVTPT, from the exons ATGAAGTGCTGCAGAGGACGTGAAAAGTGTAATGAGGCAACTGAAGATAACATCGAATCAGAGAACGAACTTTTGTATTCGGTAAACGAAACACCACCATGGCATTTATGTATGCTATTGAGTCTCCAG CAATACCTTATGACGATTAGTGGTGTTATAATGCTTCCACTATTGGTGATGAACGTAATCTGCTTCGACGACAGTCCAGCAGCGAACCTTGCCCGAACAAAAGTTCTGGGCACAGTTTTAGTTGTTTGCGGAATATCTACGCTACTACAAACAACTCTTGGATTGAG ACTTCCAACATTTCAAGGTATTACAATCGCGTACTTCATCCCAACCGTGATAATCATGGAAACTGATAAATGGAAGTGTCCGGCACCTATTGACTTTAACTCATCTTCTTTGCCTGCTAATTTATCAGTATCGACAGTGGATACAAACCTATCTTCAAGTCAGCATCTCACAGACCATTCTTCTAACATTACGTTAGAAATCGAGACgaattattatcattattatattgACAACGATGGTGAATTTGTAGACAGCAACGAACTGTGGGCGAAACGTATACGAGAG ATTCAAGGAGCAATCATTATAAGTTCTTTTATACAAATATTCATCGGGTTCAGTGGATTTATTGGATTCGTCATGCAATATATTGGACCTCTCACCATCACACCCATCTTGGTATTAGTGACGATATCACTCAAGGAGATCACTGCCGCTGAAGCCAGAACACAATGGGGAATTGCTCTTCT ATTCGTGGCAATTTTTATTCTCTGCAACcttattttaaagaaaattacAATTCCATTTCCATTGATGGATCCACACAAAAAAACTTTAACAACAATGAAAATAcccatttttgaaatgtttccG aTTCTGATTGCAGTAGTGACGACATGGTTCCTTTGTTACATTATTACTGTTGCCGGTGGATTTCCAGATGATCCTACAGTACCAGCTTACCAAGCAAGAACTGACACAAAACCAGGAGTAGTTTCAAATAGTCCTTG gtTTCGGTTACCATATCCTTTTCAATGGGGTACTCCAACATTCAGTGTTATTGCCGTATTTGGAATGTTTTCGGCGGTTTTTCCAGGAATATTCGAATCACTTGGAATATATATGACATGTGGTGAAATGTGTCGCCTGCCTCCCCCACCAAAACACGCAATTAACCG agCAGTTTTAATGGAAGGATTTGGTATGCTTTTCGCTGGGCTTTTTGGGAACGGAAATTCCACAACATCTTTTATGGACAGTGCAATTGCAGTTGGAATTTCAAGAGTCGCTAGCAGAaga GTCCTGCAAGGAACTGGGTGCATATTGATATTCACTGGTCTGTTCACAAAATTTTGCAGTTTGTTTGTTTCTTTACCAAGTCCAGTGATCGGCGGTGTTCTACTTTCTGTTCTGGGCATGATAGCATCAGTTTCTATAGCTATGTTGAGAACAGTAGATTTGAGAAGTATAAG GAATTTGTTTGTGTTGGGTTTTAGCATATTCTTTGGGCTAGTTGTTTCGGTTTACGCCGCTGATGGAATTAACGATATTGACGTCGGCGTTCCAGAAATAAATAATGTGATtgtaatttttcttcaaataccGATGTTTATTGGGGGCGCTGTGGCGCTAGCTTTGGATAACTTGTTGCCAG GTTCTAGAGAATCACGGGGGTTATTTCATGATCAAATATCTTCAGAAACTAAAGGAATGGAGGCTTATGATCCTCCATGTTGTGTTGGTGTGAAAGGTTTAGGATGGCTACCGTTATGTCCTGATTATATTGCATCGACGGTGGAGGAAAATGGATTAGAAGAGGAAGCTCAAAATTTTGTGACACCTACTTAG